A section of the Flavobacterium sp. CG_23.5 genome encodes:
- a CDS encoding ParB/RepB/Spo0J family partition protein — MAKAIKKQALGRGLSALLKDPENDIKSVDDKNADKVVGNIIELEIDAIEINPFQPRSNFNEESLRELATSIKELGVIQPITVRKLDFNKYQLISGERRLRASTLVGLTTVPAYIRIANDNESLVMALVENIQRHDLDPIEIALSYQRLIDEIQLTQEQMSERVGKKRSTIANYLRLLKLDPIIQTGIRDGFISMGHGRAIINIEDQDIQTDIYQKIVSQNLSVRDTETLVKNYQESLKPKPAGKTKAATFEIGETQKNTFTNYFGTKVDVKVAGNGKGKITIPFHSEEDFNRIIKLINE, encoded by the coding sequence ATGGCAAAAGCAATAAAAAAACAAGCATTAGGAAGAGGATTATCAGCATTATTAAAAGATCCGGAAAACGATATAAAATCTGTAGACGATAAAAATGCAGATAAAGTTGTAGGGAATATTATTGAGCTTGAAATAGATGCTATCGAAATCAATCCGTTTCAGCCTCGAAGTAATTTCAATGAAGAATCATTGAGAGAATTAGCTACTTCTATTAAAGAATTAGGCGTTATTCAACCTATAACTGTTCGGAAATTAGACTTTAACAAATACCAGTTAATATCAGGTGAACGTCGTCTTCGCGCTTCCACTTTGGTTGGTTTGACTACTGTTCCCGCATATATTCGAATTGCAAATGACAATGAATCACTGGTTATGGCCTTGGTTGAAAACATTCAACGCCATGATTTAGATCCAATAGAAATTGCGCTTTCGTACCAGCGTTTGATTGACGAAATTCAATTGACTCAAGAACAAATGAGTGAACGAGTGGGTAAAAAACGTTCTACGATTGCCAATTACCTCAGACTTTTGAAATTAGATCCAATTATTCAAACTGGGATTCGTGATGGATTTATCAGTATGGGTCATGGTCGTGCGATAATCAATATCGAAGACCAAGATATTCAGACTGATATTTATCAAAAAATCGTAAGTCAGAATCTTTCAGTTAGAGACACAGAAACTTTGGTAAAAAACTACCAGGAAAGTTTAAAACCAAAACCTGCAGGTAAAACTAAAGCCGCCACATTTGAAATTGGCGAGACTCAAAAAAACACTTTTACCAATTATTTTGGTACAAAAGTCGATGTCAAAGTAGCGGGTAACGGAAAAGGGAAAATTACAATTCCATTTCATTCCGAAGAAGATTTCAACAGAATAATTAAACTAATAAACGAGTAG
- a CDS encoding GIN domain-containing protein yields MKKHLAIFLLVLSTTLTLAQKKDKLKGSKTVTVENKDIGDFDELEIDDNIEVYLERGEKNSIKIEADENLHEIIALDLKDNTLRIYTTKEAVGYKKLMVRVTYTKDLNLITSKNEAIINAIEEIQLDDVTFKAYDYSKLFLNVNTKNFLLQADDKTKMELNLKSEKATIELSKNAALKSLITTVDLKIDLYQKSNAAIEGNAINATVRLDNNSTLKGSKLFVKNAEVTTESYSSGSLFVETNVIIDATGNSEIQLLGTPKIEMRQFSGEAKLLKKAK; encoded by the coding sequence ATGAAAAAACACCTTGCTATATTCCTACTCGTGTTGTCTACCACTTTAACTTTGGCACAAAAGAAAGATAAATTAAAAGGTTCAAAAACGGTAACTGTCGAAAATAAAGACATTGGTGATTTCGACGAACTAGAAATAGACGATAATATTGAAGTATATCTCGAGCGTGGTGAAAAGAATTCAATTAAAATTGAAGCAGATGAAAATCTTCACGAAATTATTGCTCTTGATTTAAAAGACAATACACTCCGAATTTATACCACGAAAGAAGCTGTAGGTTATAAGAAGTTAATGGTAAGAGTAACGTATACCAAGGATTTAAATCTAATTACTTCAAAAAATGAAGCAATAATAAACGCAATAGAAGAAATTCAATTGGACGACGTCACCTTTAAAGCCTATGATTATTCAAAACTTTTTTTGAATGTCAATACTAAGAATTTTCTTTTACAGGCAGATGACAAAACCAAAATGGAACTCAATCTAAAATCAGAAAAAGCAACAATCGAATTAAGTAAAAATGCGGCTTTGAAATCTTTAATCACTACTGTTGATTTGAAAATTGATTTGTACCAAAAATCAAATGCAGCAATTGAAGGTAATGCAATTAATGCAACAGTTCGATTGGACAATAATTCAACCTTGAAGGGAAGTAAACTTTTCGTTAAAAATGCTGAAGTGACAACAGAAAGTTATTCCTCTGGTAGTTTGTTTGTAGAAACTAACGTAATTATAGATGCTACCGGAAATTCCGAAATTCAACTTTTGGGTACTCCCAAAATAGAAATGCGACAATTTAGTGGCGAAGCCAAATTGCTCAAGAAAGCAAAATAA
- a CDS encoding DUF4870 domain-containing protein — METTTEKNTATFTHLSALTQYFFPFGNYIFPILIWTSKKDKSEFIDFHGKQVLNFQLSLLLYSLLLIMVAVPIFIFTVFSNIPFNAIANDNDYIINNFNIGDNIGIITVGLVAVFLFLLLKVAEFFLIIYAAIKTSNGEKYKYPISIPFIK; from the coding sequence ATGGAAACAACTACCGAAAAGAACACCGCTACATTTACACATTTGAGTGCCTTAACTCAATATTTTTTCCCATTTGGAAATTATATTTTTCCAATTTTGATTTGGACTTCAAAAAAAGACAAATCGGAATTTATAGATTTTCACGGAAAACAAGTTCTTAATTTTCAATTGAGTTTGTTATTGTATTCTTTGCTTCTTATCATGGTAGCCGTTCCCATTTTTATATTTACGGTCTTCAGTAACATTCCTTTTAATGCAATTGCAAATGATAATGATTACATTATCAACAATTTTAATATAGGAGATAATATCGGAATTATTACGGTAGGTCTAGTGGCTGTTTTTCTTTTTCTTCTATTGAAAGTAGCTGAATTTTTCTTAATTATTTACGCGGCTATTAAAACATCAAATGGAGAAAAATATAAATATCCAATATCGATTCCTTTTATTAAATAA
- a CDS encoding head GIN domain-containing protein, with product MIKIITLITKFIIVTLTALLFASCNFNHSIHIGDGIDGNGNVTTKTRSANGNFTSVKASNGLDVVLVQSETKSITVEADENLQKHIITKVENGVLIVETDENIDESKSKKITVKLPEIKELQSSSGANIKSLNVLKGETIKIKASSGSEIEVSLEVDSIICESSSGSSININGKALSLETAASSGSEIDAAKLFANDITAQASSGSSTNVHPIVSLNAKASSGSSIDYNHVPKKITKAESSGGSVSEE from the coding sequence ATGATAAAAATAATCACGTTAATCACCAAATTCATAATTGTAACCTTAACTGCTTTGCTATTTGCATCGTGTAACTTCAATCATTCAATCCATATAGGAGACGGAATCGATGGAAACGGAAATGTTACTACAAAAACCCGAAGTGCCAATGGAAATTTTACCAGTGTTAAAGCCAGTAATGGTCTTGATGTTGTTTTGGTACAGTCTGAAACAAAATCAATTACCGTAGAAGCTGATGAAAATTTACAGAAACATATTATAACCAAGGTCGAAAACGGGGTTTTAATTGTTGAAACAGATGAAAATATCGATGAATCTAAATCGAAAAAAATTACTGTAAAACTTCCTGAAATCAAAGAATTGCAATCCTCTAGTGGCGCTAACATAAAATCACTCAACGTTTTAAAAGGCGAGACTATCAAAATAAAAGCCAGTAGCGGAAGTGAAATTGAAGTGTCGCTGGAAGTGGATTCTATTATTTGCGAATCATCAAGCGGAAGTTCCATTAACATTAATGGAAAAGCATTAAGTCTAGAGACGGCAGCTTCCAGCGGAAGCGAGATAGATGCTGCCAAATTATTTGCCAATGATATAACGGCTCAAGCTTCAAGCGGAAGTTCTACAAACGTGCATCCAATAGTGAGCCTGAACGCAAAAGCATCAAGCGGAAGTTCGATTGATTACAATCATGTTCCAAAAAAAATCACGAAAGCAGAAAGTTCTGGCGGAAGTGTTTCCGAAGAATAG
- a CDS encoding M23 family metallopeptidase, with amino-acid sequence MKKISNILILIVLININSRVWAQETIKIEHKPAVPLKEFVDSQTVINFDFVIENKTADTLKLTKVLLRIYDKNNQLLKEKFLDNNGTAPSINMIPNKELNGVGIINIFNPFPVIPNDITEKLVYTFTFNNSISIEHTVIPKNYKQAVDFILPVKNTTLVYDGHDYNAHHRRFDYEFAPIKNFGFSTNFMRYAYDFAKVDANGKMFKTDGLQDNDWFSFGTDILAVANGTIVAVEKSKLDNKQFDMGELKNNQMELFGNYVIIQHGDKLFTVYGHMKQNSSTLKTGDKVKQGQKIGEIGTSGSAFMPHLHFEVRNTSGANAEGLPSYFSDFSILLGNTKQNIKYGTVNTGDIFISNTKK; translated from the coding sequence ATGAAAAAAATATCTAACATACTGATTTTAATAGTTCTAATTAACATAAATTCTCGTGTATGGGCTCAGGAGACAATAAAAATCGAACATAAGCCTGCTGTTCCGCTAAAAGAGTTTGTAGACAGCCAAACTGTGATTAATTTTGATTTCGTCATTGAAAACAAAACAGCCGACACCTTGAAACTAACTAAAGTCCTTTTGCGCATTTACGATAAAAACAACCAGTTGCTGAAAGAAAAATTTTTAGACAATAATGGTACAGCGCCAAGCATTAACATGATTCCTAATAAAGAATTAAACGGAGTTGGAATAATTAACATCTTTAATCCTTTTCCCGTAATTCCTAATGACATTACAGAAAAACTGGTATATACTTTTACGTTTAATAATAGCATTTCAATTGAACACACTGTAATTCCGAAAAATTATAAACAAGCAGTTGACTTTATCCTTCCTGTGAAAAATACAACCTTGGTTTATGACGGCCATGATTATAACGCGCATCATCGCAGGTTTGATTATGAATTTGCACCAATTAAGAACTTTGGGTTTTCGACAAATTTCATGCGCTATGCTTATGATTTCGCAAAAGTGGATGCTAACGGAAAAATGTTTAAGACTGATGGCCTCCAGGATAATGACTGGTTTTCATTTGGAACTGATATACTAGCTGTTGCCAATGGAACAATCGTAGCGGTAGAGAAATCAAAACTTGATAATAAACAATTTGATATGGGCGAATTAAAAAATAATCAAATGGAATTATTTGGAAATTATGTAATCATTCAACATGGAGATAAATTATTTACTGTTTACGGACACATGAAACAAAACAGTTCCACATTAAAAACAGGAGACAAAGTGAAGCAAGGCCAAAAAATTGGTGAAATTGGAACTTCCGGAAGTGCCTTTATGCCACACCTGCATTTTGAAGTACGCAACACAAGCGGAGCCAATGCCGAAGGTTTACCTTCTTATTTCTCAGATTTCAGCATACTTTTAGGAAATACTAAGCAAAATATAAAATACGGAACGGTAAATACCGGAGATATTTTTATTTCAAATACAAAAAAATAA
- a CDS encoding ParA family protein: MGKIIAIANQKGGVGKTTTSVNLAASLGVLEKKVLLIDADPQANASSGLGIDVESVEIGTYQILEHSNTPKEAIIKCSAPNVDIIPSHIDLVAIEIELVDKENREYMLKKALESVKDDYDFIIIDCAPSLGLLTLNALTAADSVIIPIQCEYFALEGLGKLLNTIKSIQKIHNPDLDIEGLLLTMFDSRLRLSNQVVEEVQKHFNDMVFDTIIQRNVKLSEAPSFGESIINYDATSKGATNYLHLAQEVIKKNSK, encoded by the coding sequence ATGGGCAAAATCATTGCGATTGCTAATCAAAAAGGGGGAGTTGGGAAGACTACAACGTCTGTAAATCTTGCTGCTTCATTAGGCGTTTTAGAAAAAAAAGTACTATTAATTGACGCTGATCCTCAAGCAAATGCCAGTTCCGGTTTGGGAATTGATGTAGAATCTGTTGAGATTGGTACGTATCAAATTTTAGAACACAGTAATACCCCAAAAGAGGCCATTATAAAATGTTCGGCTCCAAATGTAGATATCATACCCTCTCATATTGATCTTGTTGCCATCGAAATCGAATTGGTTGACAAAGAGAACAGGGAATATATGCTTAAAAAAGCATTGGAAAGTGTTAAAGATGACTACGATTTTATTATAATCGATTGTGCTCCATCCTTAGGATTGCTTACATTAAATGCCTTGACGGCTGCTGATTCCGTGATTATTCCAATTCAGTGTGAATATTTTGCATTGGAAGGTTTAGGGAAATTATTGAATACCATAAAAAGTATCCAAAAAATTCATAACCCAGATTTAGACATTGAAGGACTATTATTGACGATGTTTGACTCCAGATTGCGTTTATCAAACCAAGTTGTTGAAGAGGTTCAAAAACATTTTAACGATATGGTTTTTGACACTATTATACAGCGAAATGTTAAGTTGAGCGAAGCACCAAGTTTTGGCGAAAGCATTATAAACTACGATGCTACAAGTAAAGGAGCTACAAATTATCTACATCTTGCTCAAGAAGTTATAAAGAAAAACAGTAAATAG
- the trxB gene encoding thioredoxin-disulfide reductase, whose translation MSDTIEKIKCLIIGSGPAGYTAAIYAARANMNPVLYQGMQPGGQLTTTNEVENWPGNPEGITGPEMMVQLQAQAQRFGTDVRDGWATKVDFSGDIHKVWINGTKELHCETVIISTGATAKYLGLPSEQHYLKMGGGVSACAICDGFFYRNQDVVIVGAGDSACEEAHYLSKLCKKVTMLVRSEKFRASKIMEERVRKTENITILMNHDTVEVLGDEQVVTGVKALNKSTGETFDIEATGFFVAIGHKPNTDIFVPFIKLDETGYIINTLGSSKTNVDGVFVAGDAADHVYRQAITAAGTGCMAALDAERYLAAKE comes from the coding sequence ATGTCTGATACAATCGAAAAAATTAAATGTCTTATTATAGGTTCTGGTCCTGCAGGTTATACTGCTGCAATATATGCCGCTAGAGCAAATATGAATCCTGTTTTATACCAAGGAATGCAGCCTGGAGGGCAACTAACAACAACTAACGAAGTGGAAAATTGGCCTGGTAATCCTGAAGGAATAACTGGTCCGGAAATGATGGTGCAATTACAAGCGCAAGCGCAACGTTTTGGTACGGATGTGCGTGATGGTTGGGCCACCAAAGTTGATTTTTCAGGCGATATTCATAAGGTATGGATCAATGGTACTAAAGAATTGCATTGTGAAACAGTAATCATTTCTACTGGTGCTACTGCTAAATATTTGGGTTTACCTTCTGAACAACATTACTTAAAAATGGGTGGTGGTGTTTCTGCTTGTGCCATTTGTGATGGATTTTTCTATAGAAATCAAGACGTAGTAATTGTTGGCGCAGGAGATTCAGCGTGTGAGGAAGCACATTATTTGTCAAAACTTTGTAAAAAAGTGACGATGTTAGTTCGAAGCGAAAAATTCAGAGCTTCAAAAATCATGGAAGAACGCGTTCGCAAAACAGAAAATATTACGATCCTGATGAATCATGATACTGTAGAAGTTTTAGGTGATGAACAAGTCGTTACGGGTGTGAAAGCACTAAATAAATCTACAGGTGAAACGTTCGATATCGAAGCCACTGGTTTCTTTGTTGCTATTGGTCACAAACCCAACACAGATATATTTGTACCTTTTATTAAATTAGACGAAACGGGATACATTATTAACACACTTGGATCTTCTAAAACTAATGTTGATGGTGTTTTTGTTGCCGGTGATGCTGCGGATCATGTGTATCGACAAGCAATAACTGCGGCAGGAACAGGTTGTATGGCCGCATTAGACGCTGAAAGATATTTAGCTGCCAAAGAGTAA
- a CDS encoding DUF4442 domain-containing protein codes for MRLTASKLNKFLLFKLPSAFICGVRVKEIDQNKCVVSVKHRWINQNPFNSMYFAVQAMAAELSTGALVMFQIQKSGKKISMLVANNKGNFTKKATGRITFTCDDGHLIEKAIQETIATGEGQTFWMKSIGTDEKGIQVSEMDFEWSVRAK; via the coding sequence ATGAGACTTACAGCTTCTAAACTTAATAAATTTCTACTGTTCAAATTACCATCCGCATTTATATGCGGCGTGAGAGTAAAAGAAATAGACCAAAATAAATGTGTAGTATCCGTAAAGCATCGTTGGATTAATCAAAACCCGTTCAACTCCATGTATTTTGCTGTGCAAGCCATGGCCGCAGAATTATCTACAGGGGCTTTGGTGATGTTTCAAATTCAAAAAAGCGGTAAGAAAATCTCGATGTTGGTAGCCAATAATAAAGGGAATTTTACCAAAAAAGCTACCGGAAGAATTACTTTTACATGTGATGATGGTCATCTTATTGAGAAAGCGATTCAAGAAACGATTGCTACTGGAGAAGGACAAACCTTCTGGATGAAATCTATTGGAACTGATGAAAAAGGAATCCAAGTTTCTGAAATGGATTTTGAATGGAGCGTTAGAGCAAAATAA
- a CDS encoding DUF5683 domain-containing protein, with amino-acid sequence MHKIIFIVLFFFTVGTATVFAQTKTDAVLVAKDTLKSNDIDPLTPAKAAFYSAILPGLGQAYNKKYWKIPIVYGAIGTSLYFYIDNNKKYHQYRDAYKRRLEGYTDDNFSYLDKTRLIAGQKFYQRNRDLSALVTLAFYALNIVDANVDAALLQFNVDENLSVRPIIYPNDVTFKTNVGLTLNYHF; translated from the coding sequence GTGCATAAAATCATTTTCATAGTTCTATTCTTTTTTACTGTAGGAACTGCAACTGTTTTTGCCCAAACAAAAACTGATGCAGTTCTTGTGGCTAAAGACACTTTGAAATCAAATGACATAGATCCTTTGACACCAGCTAAAGCGGCCTTTTACTCGGCTATATTACCAGGTTTAGGACAAGCTTACAATAAAAAATACTGGAAGATTCCTATTGTTTATGGAGCTATTGGAACCAGTTTGTATTTTTACATCGATAACAATAAAAAATACCATCAATACAGAGACGCTTACAAAAGAAGACTGGAAGGATACACGGATGATAATTTTAGTTATTTAGATAAAACCCGATTGATTGCCGGCCAGAAATTTTATCAAAGAAATCGAGATTTATCAGCTCTAGTAACCTTGGCATTTTACGCATTAAATATTGTGGATGCCAATGTGGACGCCGCCCTACTACAATTCAATGTTGATGAAAACTTATCTGTTAGACCTATTATTTATCCCAATGATGTAACATTTAAAACTAATGTTGGACTAACACTTAACTACCATTTTTAA
- a CDS encoding PadR family transcriptional regulator, producing the protein MNIENTKAQMRKGVLEFCILSVLKEKEAYTSEILDTLKNAKLLVVEGTIYPLLTRLKNDGLLNYRWEESVSGPPRKYYGLTEIGQTFLNELNGTWTELSDAVNLITNQK; encoded by the coding sequence ATGAACATTGAAAACACAAAAGCCCAGATGCGCAAAGGTGTTCTCGAGTTTTGCATCTTATCCGTATTAAAAGAAAAAGAGGCATACACATCGGAAATATTAGACACTTTGAAAAACGCAAAATTATTAGTCGTGGAAGGAACAATTTATCCGCTTCTTACCCGCTTGAAAAATGACGGATTACTCAACTATCGTTGGGAAGAATCGGTATCAGGTCCCCCAAGGAAATATTATGGACTAACCGAAATAGGACAAACATTTTTAAACGAACTTAATGGCACTTGGACCGAACTCTCCGATGCTGTAAACCTAATAACAAACCAAAAATAA
- a CDS encoding PspC domain-containing protein encodes MNKTVNINLGGMFFHIDEDAYLKMTRYFDAIKRSLSKSSGQEEIIKDIEMRVSELLTEKQKSDKHVIGLKDLDEVIAVMGQPEDYIIEEENQNASTYGNDTRQTKKLYRDKEKGMIGGVAAGLGHYFGIETVWIRIALILLVWGFGTGILAYIILWIVVPEAVTTSEKLEMNGEPVTISNIEKKVREEFENVSDKFKNADYDKFGNQIKTGAGKFGSSLGDFILGVFKVFAKFLGVILIITGFTVLILLLIGVFTLGSNAFIDFPWQGFIEAGNFTDYPIWAFGLLMFFAVGIPFFFLTLLGFKLLAPNMKSIGNIAKYTLLALWLISIALSISIGVKQASAFAIDGRVVQKQNIILQPNDTLSIKFKYNDYYAKNLDDRNDFKITQDSTNSDIIYSNQVSFKIEKTDEKIPYIQIEKEAKGKSLFEAKKRAEEIKYGYKIVGNQLILDNYLLSDLKNKYRDQEVEITLFLPTGTLLKVDSSVQNYDRSDDDYFNLHYSSDNYIYKVEDSKVKCLNCPAEENEHNDVAEESDSTQTSIIINENGVSVNGDTINDSKKRFKELKINKDGIIIKTK; translated from the coding sequence ATGAACAAGACTGTAAATATTAACTTAGGCGGAATGTTCTTTCATATAGATGAAGATGCATACCTGAAAATGACGCGTTATTTTGACGCAATAAAACGTTCTTTATCTAAATCATCAGGACAAGAGGAAATCATTAAAGATATTGAAATGCGTGTTTCGGAATTATTGACCGAAAAACAAAAAAGCGATAAACATGTAATAGGCTTGAAAGATCTAGATGAAGTTATTGCTGTGATGGGGCAACCTGAAGATTACATTATTGAAGAAGAAAATCAAAATGCTTCCACATACGGTAATGACACTCGTCAAACAAAAAAACTATATAGAGATAAAGAAAAAGGAATGATTGGTGGTGTTGCTGCCGGATTAGGTCATTATTTTGGAATCGAAACGGTTTGGATTCGTATTGCATTGATTTTGTTAGTTTGGGGATTTGGTACTGGAATTCTTGCTTACATCATCCTTTGGATTGTAGTTCCTGAAGCAGTGACCACATCTGAAAAACTTGAAATGAATGGAGAGCCAGTTACAATTTCGAACATCGAAAAAAAAGTGAGAGAAGAATTTGAAAATGTTTCTGACAAATTCAAAAATGCCGATTACGACAAATTTGGAAATCAGATAAAAACTGGAGCTGGAAAATTTGGGAGTTCTTTAGGAGATTTTATATTGGGTGTTTTCAAAGTTTTCGCAAAATTTCTTGGTGTGATTTTAATCATAACTGGATTTACAGTACTTATTTTATTGCTAATTGGAGTTTTTACATTGGGATCTAACGCTTTTATTGACTTCCCTTGGCAGGGATTTATTGAAGCCGGAAACTTTACGGATTATCCTATTTGGGCTTTTGGATTATTGATGTTCTTTGCAGTGGGAATTCCATTCTTTTTCCTAACATTATTAGGTTTCAAATTATTAGCACCAAACATGAAATCTATTGGAAACATTGCGAAATATACGTTGTTAGCGCTTTGGTTAATATCAATTGCATTGTCGATTTCTATTGGTGTAAAACAAGCCTCCGCTTTTGCGATTGACGGGAGAGTTGTTCAGAAACAAAACATTATTTTGCAGCCAAATGACACTCTTTCCATTAAATTTAAATATAATGATTATTATGCCAAAAACCTTGATGATCGTAATGATTTCAAGATAACACAAGATTCAACAAATTCAGATATAATCTATTCTAACCAAGTAAGTTTCAAGATAGAAAAGACGGATGAGAAAATTCCTTATATTCAAATAGAAAAAGAAGCGAAAGGAAAATCATTATTCGAAGCCAAAAAACGAGCAGAAGAAATTAAATATGGCTACAAAATAGTAGGAAACCAATTAATTTTAGATAATTATCTATTAAGCGATTTAAAGAATAAATATCGTGATCAAGAAGTAGAAATCACTTTGTTTTTACCTACAGGTACTTTATTGAAAGTGGATTCAAGTGTTCAAAATTACGATCGCTCAGATGATGATTACTTTAATTTACATTATAGTTCTGACAATTATATTTACAAAGTGGAAGATTCTAAAGTAAAATGCTTGAATTGTCCAGCAGAAGAAAATGAACACAATGATGTTGCTGAAGAAAGTGATAGTACCCAAACATCAATTATCATTAACGAAAACGGTGTTTCTGTAAATGGTGATACTATTAACGATTCAAAAAAAAGATTTAAGGAATTAAAAATAAACAAAGACGGTATCATCATTAAAACCAAATAG